The following nucleotide sequence is from Methylotenera sp. G11.
ACGCTCAATGCGCGCCTGATGAACATGCCGCTTACCGGCAACGCACGTCGCGAGAGCTATGCCCATATCCCCATGCCGCGCATGACCAACACCTATATGCTCAACGGCACCACTCCGCCGGAGGAGATTATTAAATCTGTCAAAAAAGGCCTGTATGCTGCCAATTTTGGCGGCGGCCAGGTTGACATCACCAGCGGTAAATTCGTATTCAGCGCAGCCGAAGCCTATATGATTGAAGACGGTAAAATCACTTACCCGGTCAAGGGCGCTACACTGATAGGCAACGGGCCGGAAGTGCTGAAGCGTGTTTCCATGATAGGCAACGACATGTCGCTGGATAGCGGCGTAGGCACTTGCGGCAAGGAAGGGCAAAGTGTGCCGGTAGGCGTTGGACAGCCTACACTCCGGATCGATGGACTGACTGTGGGCGGCACGGGCACATAGAAATGCACAATCAAGGTTTAGTAGTAATTCAATGGCGTAGTAAGTAAAACTTTGAAAGGAAATAAAATGGCTGAAGAAAAGAAAGCAGTTAAACCTAAAAAAGCAACTACCGCTAAAGCTGAGGCAAAACCCAAAGCCGCCGCTAAACCAAAAACCTCAGTAAAAAAAGATGCCCCGGTAAAAAAAGCCGCAGCCAAACCTGCCGCAAGAAAAACCAAAGCCAGCCCTGTAAACGCTGAATTACGTTACAGAATGATAGAAGTCGCCGCCTATTACCTGGCGGAAAAAGATGGCTTTGCCGGCAGCCCGGTGGAATACTGGATCGCAGCGGAATTACAGTTCAATAAGTAACAACCTGTACGGCGTATTGCGTTTACACGGATACGCCCTACGTTGTACATCAAAGTCAGTCTAACTACCTGAACCGTGTATGTTTAATCGCATGCACGGCAGAAAACTTTTTAAGTTTTAACGCCCCACAACCGTTATAATCTTGCCCTCAAGAATCGCTTCAAACTCTCATTTATGACGCAGACTACCCTGCCAATTCCTAAACCGGGTCAGGCAACACGCTTTAGTATCAACGCTACAGGTGAGGACAGCTTCGCGCTTGCAAACCTCGCGGCGGAATTAAAACAAAAAAGGCATGCGCACCCGCTGGTGATCATCTCTGCAAGTGCATTCGATGCGCAGCGGCTGCTGGAAGAAATCCCCTACTTTGCACCTGAACTGAACGTGCATCTGCTGCCGGACTGGGAAACGCTACCCTATGACCAGTTCTCGCCGCACCCGGATCTGATTTCCGAGCGCCTGACTACGCTTTACCACATCACGCAGAACGCTTGTGACGTGATTATTGTGCCGCTGGCTACGGCGCTAATCCGGCTGAGCCCCAAAGCCTACCTGAGCGCCAATACCTTTATGCTCAAAAAAGGCCAGAAACTTGATCTGGAAGCCTTGCGCAAACAATGTGCAGAAGCTGGCTACCACCATGTCACGCAGGTTGTGGCGCACGGTGAATTCAGTGTGCGCGGCGGCCTCGTCGACCTGTTCCCCATGGGTTCTGCGCTGCCTTACCGCCTTGACCTGTTTGATGACGAGATTGAAACCATCCGCACCTTTGATGTGGATACGCAGCGCAGCCTGTACCCGGTGCCGGAAATCCGGCTACTGCCGGCACGCGAGTTTCCACTGGATGAAGCCGGTATTGCCATGTTCAGAAGCCAGTTCCGCGAGACTTTTGAAGGCGATCCGCAGCGCGCCAAAATCTACAAAGATGTCAGCAAGGGAATCGCATCAGGCGGCATTGAATGGTACCTGCCGCTCTTTTTTGAACAGACTGCCACCCTGCTGGATTATTTACCAAGCGACAGCCTGCTGTGCCTGCATGGCGACCTTGACCAAAGCGCACAGCAGTTCTGGCGTGAAGCACAGTCGCGCTATCGCACGCTGGCACATGACGCAGAACGCCCCCTGCTGACGCCGGAAACACTGCTGATCAAGACCGAAGATTTTTTCGCCTCCACCCATACATTTCCGAGACTGGCGCTGACCATCGAAAAAGCCTGCAATGGTTTGCCGTCATTAGACATCGAGCGCCGTGCCGAGCAGCCGCTGCACAAGCTGAAAGATTTCATCAGTCAGTTCAAAGGCCATATGCTCATTGTTGCCGAGAGCCTGGGCCGTCGTGAGACCATGGCGCAGCTGTTTGCGGAGCATGGGCTTGAAGTTGCGGTCTGTGAAACCTGGCAGGATTTTCTTGGCAACAAAGCTAAGGTGATGCTCGGGGTTTCCCCCTTACATGCTGGCTTCGTATTAACACCTTCCCCCTCGCAGGGGGAAGGTGGGGATGGGGGTAAACGTAATAAAGAATTAACTGGAATTACCCCCACCCCAACCCTCCCCCTTAAAGTGGGAGGGAGTGATATTGCTATACCCGCAGGGGGCATGTCCGTACAATTGGCAGCTAAAGCAGCTCAATCGTACGCCATCATCACAGAAGCAGAACTGTATGCCGCCACCGTCCGCCAGCAGCGCCGCCGCGAAAAAGAAAAAGCGCGCAGCACCGAGGGTATGCTTAAAGATTTGTCCGAACTGCGCCTGGGTGACCCGGTAGTGCATGAACAGCACGGCGTAGGCCGCTATAAAGGTTTGGTGAATCTGGATTTTGGCGAAGGCGAAACCGAATTCCTGCTGCTGGAATATTATGGTGACGACAAGCTTTACGTGCCCGTTTCGCAGTTGTTCCTGATTTCGCGTTATTCCGGCGGCCCGCCGGAATCAGCGCCGTTACATCGATTAGGTAGCGGCAACTGGGAAAAAGCCAAGAAAAAGGCGTTGAAGCAGATTCGCGACACAGCTGCTGAATTACTCAACTTATATGCACAGCGCGCTGCGCGCCGTGGCCATGCCTTTACCTTGAGCCTGCACGATTACGAGGCGTTCTGCGAGGGCTTCCCGTTTGAAGAGACACCGGACCAGCTGGAAGCGATTGAGAACGTCATCAAGGACATGCAATCCGGCAGGCCGATGGACAGGCTGGTGTGCGGTGATGTGGGCTTTGGCAAAACCGAGGTCGCCCTGCGCGCTGCCTTTGTGGCGGTGATGGGCGGCAGGCAGGTGGCTGTGCTGGTGCCGACAACGCTGCTGGCAGAACAGCATTTCAACAATTTCAGCGACCGTTTCGCCGAATGGCCGATCAAGGTCGCTGAGATCTCGCGCTTCCGTACCGCCAAGGAACAAGCCGCCGCGCTGCAAGGCCTGGAAAACGGCGATATCGATATCATTATCGGCACCCATCGCTTGATTCAGAAAGATGTGAAGTTCAAGAACCTTGGACTGGTGATCCTGGATGAAGAACATCGCTTTGGCGTGCGCCAGAAAGAGCAGCTTAAAGCCCTGCGTGCGGAAGTCGATGTACTGACGCTGACGGCTACGCCGATTCCGCGCACGCTGAGCATGGCAATGGAAGGCCTGCGTGAATTCAGCGTGATTACCACACCGCCGCAGAAACGCCTGAGCATCAAGACTTTCCACACCGAGTATTCCGAAGGCATCATCCGCGAGGCGGTGATGCGCGAATTCAAGCGTGGCGGCCAGGTGTATTTCCTGCACAACGAAGTGGATACCATACACTCCATGCGCGAAAAACTGGAACGTATCCTGCCGGATGCGCGCATTGCGGTGGCGCATGGCCAGCTGCGCGAGCGCGAGCTGGAACACGTGATGCGTGATTTTTACCACCAGCGTTTCAACCTGCTGCTATGCACTACGATTATTGAAACCGGTATCGATGTACCGACCGCAAACACCATCATCATGAACAAGGCTGATATGTTCGGCCTGGCGCAGATGCACCAGCTGCGCGGCCGTGTCGGCCGTTCGCACCACCAGGCCTACGCTTACCTGCTGACTGACCCGGACCGCAAGATCACTCCGCAGGCGCAGAAGCGGCTGGATGCGATCCAGCTCATGGAAGACCTGGGCGCGGGGTTCCATCTGGCCATGCATGACCTGGAAATCCGCGGTGCCGGCGAACTGCTGGGCGACAGCCAGAGCGGTGAAATGCAGGAAATCGGGTTTCACCTGTATTCAGACATGCTGAATCACGCCGTAAAACAGCTTAAGGCCGGCAAAGAGCCGGACCTGAACGCACCATTGGGCGTGACGACGGAAATCAACCTGCACACGCCTGCCCTGCTCACCAACGCCTATTGCCCGGATGTACACGAGCGGCTGGTCATCTATAAACGCCTGGCCAACTGTAACGATGATGACGAGCTGGATAACCTGCAGGAAGAACTGATAGACCGCTTCGGTTTATTGCCGGAGCAAGGGGAAGCGCTCATGGCCTGTCACCGCTTGCGTATTGCAGCAAAAAACATAGGCGTCATCAAGATTGACGCCAGCGCAGATTCGATTCAGCTGCAATTCAACCCCAAGGCTGATATCGACCCGTTGAAACTCATCAACCTGCTGCAACGCGACAGAAGATGCCGCATGAACGGCCCGGATAAATTGCGGGTTTCAGTAGGTTTTGAGGCCATCAGCCTGCGTACGGACTTTGTAAAATCCCTGCTGAAAGAGTTTGTTTAAGGGCATTCGCTACCGCCTGCAGTGCGTTATGCCTTTCATCAACACACTGCAAGCAGCGATCCGCGGCGGCTGGATTTCATATTGCCAAGACAGCAGCCAGATCAAAGCCGGCCGCATCAGCCTCGATAAGGTTTCCACGTACCATCCGTGGCCAGGCAGGCACGCTCGCTCCTGGTATCGTTAATGCCGTCGCCACGCATGTTGAGTTTGTAGTTACGGCATTTCTGACCGTTGGCACTAAAACCGCTCAGCGGGGTCACCGTATAATTCAGGCGGTTATCCGGGTTAACCCAGGTAACCGGCCTGTTTTGCGCACCAAGCTCCAAAGTATGACCCAGGCAGCCGCGATCTGCATTATCAAGGTCACGCCCGATTTTATTACCGACCACAGCACCGATCACGGTCCCCAGGATAATCGCCACGGCTCTGCCATCGCCTTTGCCAACCGTTGAACCGATTGCGCCGCCGACGATGCCGCCTAATGCGGTACCCACCGCTTCACGGTTGCAGCGGCCACTGGAAATACCGTAGTCATCAGACCATTGCCGACCGGCATATCCGGTGTAGTAAGGATCATTCTTTTTGCGCCAGCCATGGGCAGGAGCCCACGGCGGCGGGTCGGCATACACGGCGGGCGCCATTGGAAAAAGCATCGTAAACAGGCTGCAGCTGATCAATAGTTTTTTATAGTGCATGGCTTTTATTCTCCTGATAAATGATTCAGTGAAATTGCATATTGCAGGTAAACACATAAAAACGCTAATTCAATTCATCATCTTTCCAATATTTGGTACCTTTGACCGAGGCTTGCAGCACTAAGCCGCTTTTAGTGATCTGGTAGATGACAATATGGTCGATCAGGGCCTCACCGCCTACGGCCGAACCCTGGTCAGATGCCTTGGCCGCTGCATCCGCATGCCCGCCGAATTCCCAGCCGCTTTCAATGAATCTGTCGATGGTAGAATGGTTCTTGAAAATAAAGACTGCACGGAAATCCTTTACGCCGAGCCCCAGGCCTATACCGGCCTCGCCCATTTTCATATAAGTCTGCTTGCCCGTTTTTTCCTGCACCACGCCGTATCCTCCTCCAAAGCTGGCAAAAATGATATTGACATTCGCATTACTGAACACGGCATACCCCGGGGCGGAGGCGATTTCCTGCCTGGCCTGGGGATATAACTTGTACAGCTCGGTTAGCACATCTTCTTTCATGGCCAATACCGCATGACGCTTTTCCTGGACAGAAGTGCCGCTGGTCGTAGCACAGCCGGCTGTAATCAGCGCAATCAGGACACTGAGAAGGCCTGCGTTAAAGAATCGATTCATTGATCACCTCGAAACATCACAAAACAAATGGCAGCTACCGCATAAAAGCTGCGTGTTACTAGAATGACACACGTTTCCGCATCAGCATGACATGCCCGCCAGCGGCATAAGCTATACACGTAACTTTATAGCAGCTGTGGCCGGCTTTTCAACCTTGCGATAAAAAATGTCCGCCAGCGCCAGACTAGCCAGCCATGAAAACATCATGAACAACAAGCCGGCAAGTGAACCGGAAAGTTTCAGCCAGCCAAACACGGCATTCGCCAGCATCACAACCGAAAAGTGCACCAGGAACAATGCATAGGAAACCGTGCTCAGGTAATGCACAAACCCCGGCATCTTTTTAATCCGCACATTTCTTGTAAAAAACAGCATCAATGCCACACCCAGCGCTATCAGGATGCGCAGCCTGAAATCAGCAACCAGGGCCGTCAGCGTAATCGCTGCGTTGAGCCAGAACCATGCCGAAAGATGTTCACGCAGCCCGGCCCAGTAAGCCATGGCGCCCAGGCCATATGCACCGAAGAAGTATAAAGCCCAGTCATCATAACCGGAGTCACGGTTAAACCAGAACAGCGATGCAGCAGCCATCAGCGTAACAACCAGAAGCATAACCTTAGCGGAATCAACTGACTTGCCGCCCAGCCAGGCAATGCCAAGCATCATCAGAAAGAGCTGAAAATCGACAGCAATGAACCACGCACCGGCAGTCAGTGAATCAAAATCCAGAACCCCGTGCAACAGGAATACATGCGACAGGAATTGCGATAACTCAGGCACATCCGGGATAAAATCATCGGTCAGCAACTGCCGTGCAGCGAGCGCACACACGACAGCCAGAACCAAAGCGAAGAAAAATGGAACAACCAGCCTTAAATACCGGTTCACCAGATTGGCCGTGAACCAGGCCATGCCGGCGCTGCTGGTCTGCATGGAGCGCGCCGCCAGATAGCCGCCGATGACAAAAAAAACCTGCACCGCCATGCGTGCATAATCATACAGCCAGCTGATCATGTCCGGCGCAGCTCGCTGCACCGCGTCAGAAACAGGGCCGTAAGCGGCAAGGTGATGCAGC
It contains:
- a CDS encoding glycine zipper 2TM domain-containing protein — encoded protein: MHYKKLLISCSLFTMLFPMAPAVYADPPPWAPAHGWRKKNDPYYTGYAGRQWSDDYGISSGRCNREAVGTALGGIVGGAIGSTVGKGDGRAVAIILGTVIGAVVGNKIGRDLDNADRGCLGHTLELGAQNRPVTWVNPDNRLNYTVTPLSGFSANGQKCRNYKLNMRGDGINDTRSERACLATDGTWKPYRG
- a CDS encoding DUF2934 domain-containing protein, giving the protein MAEEKKAVKPKKATTAKAEAKPKAAAKPKTSVKKDAPVKKAAAKPAARKTKASPVNAELRYRMIEVAAYYLAEKDGFAGSPVEYWIAAELQFNK
- the mfd gene encoding transcription-repair coupling factor; the protein is MTQTTLPIPKPGQATRFSINATGEDSFALANLAAELKQKRHAHPLVIISASAFDAQRLLEEIPYFAPELNVHLLPDWETLPYDQFSPHPDLISERLTTLYHITQNACDVIIVPLATALIRLSPKAYLSANTFMLKKGQKLDLEALRKQCAEAGYHHVTQVVAHGEFSVRGGLVDLFPMGSALPYRLDLFDDEIETIRTFDVDTQRSLYPVPEIRLLPAREFPLDEAGIAMFRSQFRETFEGDPQRAKIYKDVSKGIASGGIEWYLPLFFEQTATLLDYLPSDSLLCLHGDLDQSAQQFWREAQSRYRTLAHDAERPLLTPETLLIKTEDFFASTHTFPRLALTIEKACNGLPSLDIERRAEQPLHKLKDFISQFKGHMLIVAESLGRRETMAQLFAEHGLEVAVCETWQDFLGNKAKVMLGVSPLHAGFVLTPSPSQGEGGDGGKRNKELTGITPTPTLPLKVGGSDIAIPAGGMSVQLAAKAAQSYAIITEAELYAATVRQQRRREKEKARSTEGMLKDLSELRLGDPVVHEQHGVGRYKGLVNLDFGEGETEFLLLEYYGDDKLYVPVSQLFLISRYSGGPPESAPLHRLGSGNWEKAKKKALKQIRDTAAELLNLYAQRAARRGHAFTLSLHDYEAFCEGFPFEETPDQLEAIENVIKDMQSGRPMDRLVCGDVGFGKTEVALRAAFVAVMGGRQVAVLVPTTLLAEQHFNNFSDRFAEWPIKVAEISRFRTAKEQAAALQGLENGDIDIIIGTHRLIQKDVKFKNLGLVILDEEHRFGVRQKEQLKALRAEVDVLTLTATPIPRTLSMAMEGLREFSVITTPPQKRLSIKTFHTEYSEGIIREAVMREFKRGGQVYFLHNEVDTIHSMREKLERILPDARIAVAHGQLRERELEHVMRDFYHQRFNLLLCTTIIETGIDVPTANTIIMNKADMFGLAQMHQLRGRVGRSHHQAYAYLLTDPDRKITPQAQKRLDAIQLMEDLGAGFHLAMHDLEIRGAGELLGDSQSGEMQEIGFHLYSDMLNHAVKQLKAGKEPDLNAPLGVTTEINLHTPALLTNAYCPDVHERLVIYKRLANCNDDDELDNLQEELIDRFGLLPEQGEALMACHRLRIAAKNIGVIKIDASADSIQLQFNPKADIDPLKLINLLQRDRRCRMNGPDKLRVSVGFEAISLRTDFVKSLLKEFV
- a CDS encoding YSC84-related protein; translated protein: MNRFFNAGLLSVLIALITAGCATTSGTSVQEKRHAVLAMKEDVLTELYKLYPQARQEIASAPGYAVFSNANVNIIFASFGGGYGVVQEKTGKQTYMKMGEAGIGLGLGVKDFRAVFIFKNHSTIDRFIESGWEFGGHADAAAKASDQGSAVGGEALIDHIVIYQITKSGLVLQASVKGTKYWKDDELN
- a CDS encoding acyltransferase family protein, whose translation is MRNSSLSENSSPAENSSFARFPIIDAFKAVASQLIVLHHLAAYGPVSDAVQRAAPDMISWLYDYARMAVQVFFVIGGYLAARSMQTSSAGMAWFTANLVNRYLRLVVPFFFALVLAVVCALAARQLLTDDFIPDVPELSQFLSHVFLLHGVLDFDSLTAGAWFIAVDFQLFLMMLGIAWLGGKSVDSAKVMLLVVTLMAAASLFWFNRDSGYDDWALYFFGAYGLGAMAYWAGLREHLSAWFWLNAAITLTALVADFRLRILIALGVALMLFFTRNVRIKKMPGFVHYLSTVSYALFLVHFSVVMLANAVFGWLKLSGSLAGLLFMMFSWLASLALADIFYRKVEKPATAAIKLRV